The Bacillus carboniphilus genome segment AACGATATGAATTTTTACGTCAATCATAGTTGAACCGCCGTATACCGAACGGTACGTACGGTGGTGTGAGAGGTCGGGGGTTAGTCACCCCCTCCTACTCGATTGCTCAAATTCTACTTCTATGCATAATTACTTTCTTTCACTTGCCTAAAAGTTTTTGTGAAAACATGGGCGAATGCACAGTCGAATTGGACTATTTGCTCATAGGGTAGTATTGAAAATGAAACTAAATTGAGGAGTGAAACCCCTATGTATCATTACGATCACTGTTGTTATCCTACGCAAGTAGCACCTGCTTACGGTCCTTGCCACAATAATTGGTTTGCTTTAATTGTCGTGTTGTTTATTCTATTAATTATTATCGGAGCAGTTTGTTACGGTAAATACTAAATAAAAAACAGCCATAACAAATTAAAAACACTAAAACCTCCTGCCCGGAGGTTTTTTAATTTCTTCCCTTCTTGCCTAACACTCCAAAATGTGTTGAATAATTAAAGTTTCCTAGTAGGAGGAATGGATATTTGTTATGATGTCAGTACTATAAAGAATAAATTGGAGTGAGAGGTATGGCGAAGTCGTTTTACCATTTTTTGATGAAATACCGAAATATTGAACCAAAAGAAGAAATAGAATTCTTTGCAAACCATGCCTACGACGATCACAGTTTTCCAAAATTGGCTGAAGAATATCACGAGATAAGTTCATACTTAGAAATGAATGTTGATTACATCTCATCGATGAAAGTATTCGATGAAGCGTGGGAATTGTACCTTTTAGAAGAAAGTTAATCAGTTTGTCTTTTCCCAAATAAAATCATCTTGCATATAATATCGTACCAAAACAATAGTGCAGGTGATGGGAGGCCATGGAAAAGCGGAAAAAGGCTAAATTTAACGTTGGCGACACGGTTGTCATAACACTTTATGGCACTGTTGGGAAAATTACAGATGTTAAAACCATTGAAGAAACATTTGTGTATGAAGTAAATCATAGTGAGGGTTTGTTTTTAGAAACTGCTCTTGTGTTATTGTCTGAATACGATGGTGAAATTGTTAGTAAAGAACAAATTGACATTGAGTATAAATTCATCATTGGGGACCTTGTCCAAGTAAAAGGACGGGGGGCTGAACTGTTTAAAGTTGTTGGATTCCGTACTGAAATTTGGAGATATAAAGAAGATGCTT includes the following:
- a CDS encoding YozE family protein, translating into MAKSFYHFLMKYRNIEPKEEIEFFANHAYDDHSFPKLAEEYHEISSYLEMNVDYISSMKVFDEAWELYLLEES
- a CDS encoding YjcZ family sporulation protein; protein product: MYHYDHCCYPTQVAPAYGPCHNNWFALIVVLFILLIIIGAVCYGKY